The following proteins are co-located in the Escherichia fergusonii ATCC 35469 genome:
- the ycaC gene encoding isochorismate family cysteine hydrolase YcaC translates to MTRPYVRLDKNDAAVLLVDHQAGLLSLVRDIEPDKFKNNVLALGDLAKYFKLPTILTTSFETGPNGPLVPELKAQFPDAPYIARPGNINAWDNEDFVKAVKATGKKQLIIAGVVTEVCVAFPALSAIEEGFDVFVVTDASGTFNEITRHSAWDRMSQAGAQLMTWFGVACELHRDWRNDIEGLATLFSNHIPDYRNLMTSYDTLTKQK, encoded by the coding sequence ATGACCAGGCCCTATGTTCGTCTCGATAAAAATGACGCTGCGGTACTATTAGTTGATCATCAAGCTGGATTATTGTCACTTGTCAGGGATATTGAGCCTGACAAATTCAAAAATAATGTTCTGGCATTAGGCGATTTAGCAAAATATTTCAAACTCCCCACCATTCTCACTACCAGTTTCGAAACAGGTCCCAATGGTCCACTGGTTCCCGAACTTAAGGCACAGTTCCCGGATGCGCCTTATATTGCCCGTCCTGGCAATATCAATGCCTGGGATAATGAAGATTTTGTCAAAGCCGTAAAAGCTACGGGTAAAAAGCAGTTGATCATTGCAGGTGTAGTAACTGAAGTATGTGTTGCTTTCCCGGCACTTTCAGCCATAGAAGAAGGTTTTGATGTCTTCGTGGTGACTGATGCTTCAGGCACATTTAACGAGATCACACGCCATTCGGCATGGGATCGTATGTCGCAAGCAGGAGCGCAATTAATGACATGGTTTGGCGTCGCCTGCGAGTTGCACCGCGACTGGAGAAACGATATTGAGGGGCTGGCGACACTGTTCTCAAATCATATTCCTGACTATCGTAATCTGATGACGAGTTACGACACCTTAACGAAACAGAAATAA
- the rarA gene encoding replication-associated recombination protein RarA: MSNLSLDFSDNTFQPLAARMRPENLAQYIGQQHLLAAGKPLPRAIEAGHLHSMILWGPPGTGKTTLAEVIARYANADVERISAVTSGVKEIREAIERARQNRNAGRRTILFVDEVHRFNKSQQDAFLPHIEDGTITFIGATTENPSFELNSALLSRARVYLLKSLSTEDIEQVLTQAMEDKTRGYGGQDIVLPDETRRAIAELVNGDARRALNTLEMMADMAEVDDSGKRVLKPELLTEIAGERSARFDNKGDRFYDLISALHKSVRGSAPDAALYWYARIITAGGDPLYVARRCLAIASEDVGNADPRAMQVAIAAWDCFTRVGPAEGERAIAQAIVYLACAPKSNAVYTAFKAALADARERPDYDVPVHLRNAPTKLMKEMGYGQEYRYAHDEANAYAAGEVYFPPEIAQTRYYFPTNRGLEGKIGEKLAWLAEQDQNSPIKRYR; the protein is encoded by the coding sequence GTGAGCAATCTGTCGCTCGATTTTTCGGATAATACTTTTCAACCTCTGGCCGCGCGTATGCGGCCAGAAAATTTAGCACAGTATATCGGTCAGCAACATTTGCTGGCTGCGGGGAAGCCGTTGCCGCGTGCAATCGAAGCCGGGCATTTGCATTCGATGATTCTCTGGGGGCCACCGGGTACCGGCAAAACAACCCTCGCTGAAGTGATTGCCCGCTATGCGAACGCTGATGTGGAACGTATTTCTGCCGTCACCTCTGGCGTGAAAGAGATTCGCGAGGCGATCGAGCGCGCCCGGCAAAACCGCAATGCAGGTCGCCGCACTATTCTTTTTGTTGATGAAGTTCACCGTTTCAACAAAAGCCAGCAGGATGCATTTCTGCCACATATTGAAGACGGCACCATCACTTTTATTGGCGCAACCACTGAAAACCCGTCGTTTGAGCTTAATTCGGCACTGCTTTCCCGTGCCCGTGTCTATCTGTTGAAATCCCTGAGTACAGAGGATATTGAGCAAGTACTAACTCAGGCGATGGAAGACAAAACCCGTGGCTATGGTGGTCAGGATATTGTTCTGCCAGATGAAACACGACGCGCCATTGCTGAACTGGTGAATGGCGACGCGCGCCGGGCGTTAAATACGCTGGAAATGATGGCGGATATGGCCGAAGTCGATGATAGCGGTAAGCGGGTCCTGAAGCCTGAATTACTGACCGAAATCGCCGGTGAACGTAGCGCCCGTTTTGATAACAAAGGCGATCGCTTTTACGATCTCATTTCCGCGCTGCATAAATCGGTGCGGGGTAGCGCACCTGATGCAGCTCTCTACTGGTATGCACGCATTATTACCGCCGGGGGCGATCCGTTATATGTCGCGCGCCGTTGCCTGGCGATAGCGTCTGAAGATGTTGGCAATGCCGACCCACGCGCGATGCAGGTGGCAATAGCAGCCTGGGATTGCTTTACCCGCGTTGGCCCGGCAGAAGGTGAACGCGCCATTGCTCAGGCGATTGTTTACCTGGCCTGCGCGCCAAAAAGCAACGCTGTCTATACCGCGTTTAAAGCCGCGCTGGCCGATGCTCGCGAACGTCCGGATTATGACGTACCGGTTCATTTGCGCAATGCGCCGACCAAACTGATGAAGGAAATGGGCTACGGTCAGGAATATCGTTATGCTCATGATGAAGCAAACGCTTATGCTGCCGGTGAGGTTTACTTCCCGCCGGAAATAGCACAAACACGCTATTATTTCCCGACAAACAGGGGCCTTGAAGGCAAGATTGGCGAAAAGCTCGCCTGGCTGGCTGAACAGGATCAAAATAGCCCCATAAAACGCTACCGTTAA
- the serS gene encoding serine--tRNA ligase, whose translation MLDPNLLRNEPDAVAEKLARRGFKLDVDKLGALEERRKVLQVKTENLQAERNSRSKSIGQAKARGEDIEPLRLEVNKLGEELDAAKAELDALQAEIRDIALTIPNLPADEVPVGKDENDNVEVSRWGTPREFDFEVRDHVTLGEMHSGLDFAAAVKLTGSRFVVMKGQIARMHRALAQFMLDLHTEQHGYSENYVPYLVNQDTLYGTGQLPKFAGDLFHTRPLEEEADTSNYALIPTAEVPLTNLVRGEIIDEDDLPIKMTAHTPCFRSEAGSYGRDTRGLIRMHQFDKVEMVQIVRPEDSMAALEEMTGHAEKVLQLLGLPYRKIILCTGDMGFGACKTYDLEVWIPAQNTYREISSCSNVWDFQARRMQARCRSKSDKKTRLVHTLNGSGLAVGRTLVAVMENYQQADGRIEVPEVLRPYMNGLEYIG comes from the coding sequence ATGCTCGATCCCAATCTGCTGCGTAATGAGCCAGACGCAGTCGCTGAAAAACTGGCACGCCGGGGCTTTAAGCTGGATGTAGATAAGTTGGGCGCTCTTGAGGAGCGTCGTAAAGTATTGCAGGTCAAAACGGAAAACCTGCAAGCGGAGCGTAACTCCCGATCGAAATCCATTGGCCAGGCGAAAGCGCGGGGGGAAGATATCGAGCCTTTACGTCTGGAAGTGAACAAACTGGGCGAAGAGCTGGATGCAGCAAAAGCCGAGCTGGATGCTTTACAGGCTGAAATTCGCGATATCGCGCTGACAATCCCTAACCTGCCTGCAGATGAAGTGCCGGTAGGTAAAGATGAAAATGACAACGTTGAAGTCAGCCGCTGGGGTACCCCGCGTGAGTTTGACTTCGAAGTTCGTGACCACGTGACGCTGGGTGAAATGCACTCTGGCCTGGACTTTGCAGCCGCAGTTAAGCTGACCGGTTCGCGCTTTGTGGTGATGAAAGGGCAGATTGCTCGTATGCACCGCGCACTGGCGCAGTTTATGCTAGATCTGCATACCGAACAGCACGGTTATAGTGAAAACTATGTTCCGTATCTGGTTAACCAGGACACGCTGTACGGTACAGGGCAGTTGCCGAAGTTTGCTGGCGATCTGTTCCATACTCGTCCGCTGGAAGAAGAAGCAGATACCAGTAACTACGCACTGATCCCAACGGCAGAAGTTCCGCTGACTAACCTGGTACGCGGTGAAATCATTGATGAAGATGATCTGCCAATTAAGATGACCGCCCACACCCCATGCTTCCGTTCTGAAGCCGGTTCATATGGTCGTGACACCCGTGGTCTGATCCGTATGCACCAGTTCGACAAAGTTGAAATGGTGCAGATCGTTCGCCCGGAAGACTCAATGGCGGCGCTGGAAGAGATGACCGGTCATGCGGAAAAAGTCCTGCAGTTGCTGGGCCTGCCGTACCGTAAAATCATTCTTTGCACCGGCGACATGGGCTTTGGCGCTTGCAAAACTTACGACCTGGAAGTATGGATCCCGGCACAGAACACCTACCGCGAGATCTCTTCCTGCTCCAACGTTTGGGATTTCCAGGCGCGTCGTATGCAGGCACGTTGCCGTAGCAAGTCGGACAAGAAAACCCGTCTGGTTCATACCCTGAACGGTTCTGGTCTGGCTGTTGGTCGTACGCTGGTTGCGGTAATGGAAAACTATCAGCAGGCTGATGGTCGTATCGAAGTACCGGAAGTTTTACGCCCGTACATGAACGGCCTTGAATATATCGGTTAA